The DNA sequence ttttgtgtctattGCAACTGTATTGCATAGTATTACATGTGTTTATTAGCTCTATAATCTATTCTATAACCGTGAAAGTTACAAAGTTACAACTTGTATGAAGTATAGCTACCTGTCATGTTAATTACAGTACAATCAAAACCCTTTAATAAACacagtaaaatgtatttatccATTTATCCATTTATTCCAAATCTGGGTAAACACCTGAAGACTAAACAAGAATCTCCTAAGATGGCtttaatttgtaacaaaatatgtTTCAGATCCCTAAACCAGAAGATGTGTAGATCTAAGGGTTTTAGTTTTCTCCTTATCAGAATAAGTTAAAGGGTCTCTTAAAGCCACAgcgtgtaggaatttctcccacctaacgttgaaatcatatattgcattcaaacagatggcgcactctagcgcctcactgtttcaaacacgtattgcaatAACTGTAGCctctgtgtaccaaaaagctatgataacactgatgaaaccatgttatccgatactacatggagtattcattcaggctcctacacagacacacgcgacgcgagttgacaaacccactcctcaccatgctggctgtgtttacaatgtaggactgttggggcggatgtaaattgaaacaaaccaatcacgtcttgtcctttgataactgacaagtggctcaacctcacacacctcatccctctcctcataTTACTGCGGcgcagtttgtgtttgtggcactactgccgcataacaaaatcccactctttgagcataatgcaggatcatgtattacGCAGCATCAcaggagacggaatcctcgtcgccaagaaagtgcaaaagggaatcaaaaaagCAGCGTGACTgacgaattaaaaaaacaagggtcaacATTGGGGTTGcttttcccaggtggagagagctgctgaaggagaaaggtaatacaatcacaggccagcgctaacagcggctaacagcggctagcggctaacagcggctaacagctaacagcgtcgcagtgatgcgaggagagggataaggctgttagcgactggccgctaacagcggctaacagccaatagcggcgctggcctgtgattgcattaacattatccctcagcagctctctctacctgggaaaggcCACCCCAATGTGGGCcttcgtttttttaattcgccggtcacgctgccttttctattcctttttgcgctttcttggcgacaaggattctgtctcccatgatgctgcatatgcatgatcctgcattatgctcaaagagtgggactttgtttcaaatttgccagggtagtagcgaagcgcctcttgctcctctccttcggctcctcagtcacgcagtgctggcctggctctcaacgaaaatgCCGAAGGCAGTACTgcatgtcccttgctggcgggtgtattctcaagatggagaaacgtaatggaaccccacagacAACTTACCCGCAccatgtacaaacaaatctgaaattctccttttatgagaataaatcagattattggtggaggtaacagtacaccagtgatgacatatttatgaatgcagacatcaatttttgccaataaacaactgaaaatgttacacaatgtccctttaatatttGGTATAAATTAAAGTACTGAAAGTACTTCAAAGGAATACTTCGTCCCCACATCATTGAgaaaatactttgtttttctcatacgACTCCACTGTGAACAAAGAATGCAAAAAAGGCGAGCATTCAGGGTCTGCATTTACTAACAGTAGAACTGTAACAAaagaaactctcacacaactaaTCCAATAATCCAAGTAGCATGTATCgagtcacaaacacatgcatttttgcttacACCATAGATGTATatagagaactggatacagtgttggagacTTTGCTGTGAATGTTGCTCATTgatgcatgaagccaaaaaattcAACTGCCACATACTTATGCTCACAGTTTCCTCTAAGTGTCCCATAAGTACCCAGTACTTGGGGATAGTAGTCCATTTCCTGATTTAtggttgattattttttttaggcACTTTCCTTAAtttctcaaaaataaaatctcataaaataaattatctaCCTAAGCTTCCCTGTCATTTTACCCGTACCTGACAGAAGTACATACTCCACATTTACTTACAGTATGAGTAATTTACCATTTCCTGTAAAATAGCCTGTAGGTACCCTGAACTTAGAAAATACTTGCAGTATACGTTAGCCTCTACAATTCCCAACTGTTACTCCCTTAAGGTCATGCCTACATTTAAGTACCAGTGAGAACAAATAAGCATTTGATAGGTACTGGTTGACAATATTAAACTCTAAGTTAAGAGGACTTACCCATTAAGTGTCGGGTATTTAGCCAATGCAGTAAGTGGCTGGCTGAATTATAAATTGTTACTTAACATTCTCATACACAGAgtagtgttttaaatagtagaCTTAGATAGGTTTTCCTGAACATGCGTGTGTTTTGGAAGTACTGACCTTACAACTAATATGATACATGAgctttggattatactgcatgagttgtgtgagtttaTAAAGGCTGTTTAGATATACTTTTGCACAAATcaaacatggacccctatgacttcagttcatcaaaaatatttgctttttggATTCATCATTCACAGGAGCCATGCGAGAGAAACAGTTTTTTTCTCGAATCCAAAATAGTATGGGGTGAGTTATTGATATACTACAAATTGATGATTGGGGGGTGGAGTGTTCCTTTAAGGGGTTGCTGACTGTGTCCCACAGCTGGACAGTGAGGTTGGGGAgctctctttctcactctcgCTCTCTCAGGCACGAGCTCAGCCAGTCCTGGTTTGGACCGGGTCCGGTGAGGAGGTCTGTCGGTGCCACCCATCTCACCGGCGACACGTCACATGGAACCGAATACAGTTCTTTGTCCCCGGCATTTTATACGTGCACAATTGTGActtgttcatttttcattcattaatgACCAAGCGTCTCGATGGACACTACTGAAGTAAGTGCACGAGTTTATTGtgtcaagtttttctttttccggCTAAACGTGGACCAGCGTTTATTCAGTGCTTTGGAGATGTTGAGAAGCTTTTGAAGAACAATGGACGTTTATTTTTAAGCGTTTGGAAAGTGTGTAATTATTCGCTCGCATCGCAATCTAAAACCAGTGGACTGCTGGATAACATTACGTGGGCGTTTGTTTTTTCAGCGCTGTCAGACTGGACCTTCCAGACATTTTTGGTTACAACTACCTGATAGTTACCTGAGACTATAGTTTCCTCACTCTTCGTTGTCAGCTGCCTCTGTGGAGAAATGTGGCCCAGATTCTCGCTGCTTATTTTTTGTTGTGCTGTAAGTGGTCTTGATGCTCTGGAGGCGGACAGCAGCGTTGACCCCTCGCGGGGGAAGATGCTGGGGACCGAGGCAGCAGAGCTGGGTAAACCGGACAAGGATGCTCCCCCCGCGGAGAAAGTGGATGACAGTCTGCAGCTGACCCCGGGGACACACGCTCCTGTTGTGGGTGCGGAGGGGAGAGCTCAGCAGCCCACCGCCGAGCCTCTGGAAGAGGAGATGGATAACCAAGAGAATGTTATCAGCCAGGTTAGTGTAATGCGCACCCAGTCATTCATTACCAAACCGCACACACAAACTGGTGGTTTAATAACAAATCGCGTGCCCTAAACGCACAAAACTAGTAGAGAAAAGACTACACatgtttaataaattaaaaggAGGCACCCTTCAATTCGGCATTATCCAATTTACTAATAGCCAAGTTAAAAATGTGTTATCCACGTGATCCTCCCCAGTTCAGTGAAAGTTTTGTATGTACGGGCCATGCTGTTAAAAAACTGGGATATATTAAATTGCCAGAACTTAAACCCAAGACCAGTTTATTTTCCCCCTCTCCATTATGCTGCATTTGATCTCACTCGCCAACAGTCTTGTGTGTCAGATCACATCTCAGTGGTTACTTGACCTCAGGAACATTTTCCATCCACTTCATCATGTGAAAACCACATGAGAACTCAAAGTACTTGTGCATTTTGGACACATGGTGCTTTTTAACTATAAACCTTAAATTTCTCATTTCCAATATGAAAATGAGATTAAGTGATTGTATTAGACACTGCAGTTTTATATGCAAAACTAGGCctataatttatttttcctttataTGATATCCAAACCCCACAGTTAGTCAGTTCAGCTTAAATGACGTGTAAATCAGACacagacctgtgtgtgtgtgtgtgtgtgtgtgtgtgtgtgtgtgtgtgtgtgtgtgcagcatggCAACGGGTTGCATCCTCTGGTGGTTGGTTATGTAATATCCTTCAAACTGTAAGTGCTCCAAACCAAAAAGTGGCTGTTTGTAAACGCCTGTAGCCATCTTCCTCTCAGGCAGCTCACCACTGCTACAGCTGCAAAGCATCACCCGTGCTGCAactcttttctttcacttttcatTCAAGTATTCCTGCTTTCTTCAAAGTAGAGAGTCTCTACTAAGCAGAAAGACTTGAACAAATACTATACACTGTATATAGCCAGTATAATAGACTAACATGATTAAATGTAGCCTAAATTCATATCAAACTTGAGTAAAATGTGAAAGTGACTATATTATTTCTTTAAAGTTTCTTTTCATCTGAGCAGCCAGAGTGAGATGAAAAAGTtactgagaaagaaaaaacaaactctgtgtcttttttcagTTGCTTGGCGATTACGACAAAGTAAAGACCGTGTCCTCAgggtctgactgtgtgtgtcgtTGTATTGTTCGACCAATCAAACGCGCTGACTGCAGCCGTATCCATGACAGTGACCTGGCATCACCACAACAGGATTTTTACACTGTGGAGACTGTTACTAAGGGAACAGACTGcaagaagtgtgtgtgcatggctcCACCTTCAGCTGTCAACCCCTGCGAAGGAGAGTACAGGTTTAAAAAACTACAAGAGGCCAGCAAAGATGACATTaaggtacaaacacacacacacacacacacacacacacacacacacacacacacacaagcacacaatgTTGCTTTCACTGTTTTTGTAGTGGCTATTGAGGGCAAATTCTTTCTTGTAGGAGTGTAGAGTTTGAACTGTCTTGAGGTAAAAATGATTCCCTTAGAGTTAAGTtattctctttgtttttctttcatctttctgtgttctttctctctgtttagcTGGCGACCATTATTGACTTGCTGGAGGGCTCTCTGTATGGAATGGACTTGTTAAAGATCAACTCTGTCACCACCAAACTACTGACCAGGGTGGACAACATAGAGaaggtgaacacacacagacacagatgtgTGATGACGCTGTGTTTTTACCCACATTTAGCTTATATATAATGACTTGCATGGAGGGAATGTAACTCCACactcacttaaaaaaatctgttttccatAAAGAAGAATGCCACAGGGTGGTTCATAGCATATGAAGGTTTTCAGGCTTTCCTTTGGCCAAAGACTGCAGCTCCAGTCACATAATAGATAGTTGTCATTTGCATTGTTAAGACAAGAGAAACAAATGCCAAAAGCCATAATTAGTGTGACTGGAGTTAAAAGGGGTCTTTTAAAACACTACTGAGGTCCAGTACCTTCAGTTGGGCCGATGACTAAGTGTAGATTCTGCTCCTTaaaagggaaatattgtaccAATGTAACTGTCATACAGCATTACTGGCTATGCATAAACATACTTGAATAAAGCTGGAGTATGCAACAGTTTATTGGCACAAATTAGACATAGATATGTCAAATAGCAGGggagcatgtaaacacacttgtATGAGCATGAAATCATTAAACttccttgttttctttctgacaTATCTGTATCCTTACTACAACACAGATAAATGAGTAATGGCAGTTTGGCGTGCAAACTGAGTGGTACTAAGAAACTTTGTATTTCCTTTAAACTTTGCGTTATAGTGAGTGAAATTTATGATATTACACTGCCTAAACTTTGATGGTGATTGAACAGTTTGCATGTTGGTATCTTTATTAAAGTGAATTACTGAAAACTAATTTTGTGTATGATCCATGAAGATGAAgagacaggaaaagaaaaatgcatgGCAAAAATAGTGTATTGTTAATGTGTTTGAGACCCTAAAATTTCAAAGATAATGTTCTGAGAAGAGCACATGTCTTATAATAGTACACATGCTGACTAAAGAGACACCTACTGTGGGATTTTACAATACATGTCTCACTGAAAATACTTTATATATTTAGAGTAATACATTTAAACACATAAGAGAACAGAGGAGGGAGCAACTGGTATCCTCTCATGTCTGTCATGCAGTGGCGGTTCTAGCCTAAATGGTGCCCTGGGCGACACCCCCCCCTGAACACACAATCAATTGGAGTggagcctgtgttgtgttcaggcgttgtcacgtaaatgacaattTCCAGCACTTGCTGCTCCTGCCGCACCCCCACACGTCGTGACAAGAGTGCTGCCCTGGGCAAACGCCTATTCGGCCCATATCAGGATCTGCTACTGCTGTCATGTGTCGAGCACTAGTGTCATATCAAGAACATATTTTCCAGGACAAAATCAAGACAACTGCACCCCTGTCTTCAACTAACTGCCATTATCAACCCCCACCTATGACAGCATAGTGCAACATGATAAATCCGCCGTCATGCTCTTCAGTTTATCTACTTCGCCGACGACATTCAGCTCCACATCTCCACCAAAGCCATCACTCCTGCCAATCACTCTACCCTCACCAACTGCATCaccaaaataaaatcctggcttCAAAGCAACTTCCTCGAACTTAACTGTGACAAATCAGAAGTCGTCATCATCAGCCCCCAAATCTCTCATCAAATCCACCCATAACCTCTCTCTCCATCAACAGCTCCACTGTGCTCACCTCCCCCACATGCCCGTACCCTTGGTGTCATCTTAAATCAAACCCTCTCCTTTGACCAACATAtcaaacacatcaccaaaacagcGTCCTTCCATCTGAGAAACATTCCCGGCCTCCGTTCATCCCTCTccttttcagctgcagagactcTCAATCACGCATTCATTACTTCCAGACTTGATTACTGCAATAGTCTCCTCTACGGTTAATCATCCAGCACTCTCAAGAAACTGCAATATCTCCAGAATTCAGCTGCTCGTCTTCTCACACACTTTCATACATGTGAACTCACCCCGTCCTCCATTGGCTCCCCGTCCCCCAGCATATCCACTTGAAACTTCTTCTCATCACCTATAAAGCCCTTCACAACCTGGCTCCACCTTACCTGTCTGAGTTCCTCGAACTGGCACACTCCCTCCTGCACTCTGAGGTTTGCTAATGCCAGCCTCCTGCCCTGGCTACAACTTTATCCCTAATTTTGAGCctaaatttctttaaattttggCAACTGGCATTGTCAAAAGTATGCTGAATTAAATATTAGCAGTTCACAATGAATGTATGGGCAACTATCACTAATTTGGTGCTAAGGAAAACTTAAAAACAGGATGATTCTCAGGCAAGTTCTagctttgttatatttctccactcatttattcaggtttttatttattcaggtcTTTATATTTCACCAGTCTGTGTATTCTATAAGTAGTTTGCCACTGAGTATGTCATTGTTAATCCTGCTTAAGATGGGCTGTTAATGtgctgtcattgtgtgtgtgcactccaGGCTATTGCCCGTAATTTTACAGAGAGAGCACGAGAGAAGGAACGTGTGAAGGaaagagcaaaagaaaaagagaaagagaagaaggcccagcagaaaaaaaagaaagtgaatgaTTTGGAGCGTGCAGGACAGAAAAGTGGGGCAGCTGCCTATGCCAACAAGCAGGTATTTACTGTCTGAAAAGTTGTCTCTAATGTACTAGAAGCACAAACAAACTCCCacatctgttttcaaaacatGTTGTCATCTGAACTGGAAATCCCATACTCTTTCTAAATTAGACCAAAATGTGCTTGTTCTGTTGCAGAAGAATTATGAGGGTCAACTGAAGAAGAACCAACAGCAAGATGGTCTGGAACAACCACAGCCAACCAGGAATAAGACAGGAACTCAAAAGCCAATCAAAGACAAGACAGAGCCAACACAGCCAATCAAAGACAAGACAGATCCAAAGCAGCCAATCAAAGACAAGACAGATCAAAAGCAGCAAATCAAAGACAAGACATATCAAAAGCAGCCAATTAAAGACAAGACAGAACCAAAGAAGACCAACAAAGACAAGACAGCTCCAACACAGCCAATCAAAGACAAGACAGAGCCAACACAGCCAATCAAAGAAAAGACAGAGCAAACGCAGCCAATCAAAGACAAGACAGAGCCAACGCAGCCATTCAAAGACAAGACAGAGCCAACGCAGCCATTCAAAGACAAGACAGAGCCAACGCAGCCGTTCAAAGACAAGACAGAGCCAACACAGCCATTTCAAGACAAGATAGAGCCAACACAGCCAATCCAAGACAAAACAGAGCCAACTCAGCCAATCAAAGATAAGACAGAGCCAAAGCAGCCACTCAAAGACAAGGCCAGCGTGGTCATCAGGGGCGTGACCTTTTACAAGGCAGAGGTGGAGAGCttcaaagaggaggaggagctggatgaCAAAGAGGAAGTAAAAAATAGTAAGTCTAAAGAAATCTTTTATGATAATGATTTTATATCACATTTTGTCAAAAACTGTCATGAAATTACAGCAACAACTTGAAGTATTCTCCTCCTGTCCTGTCAGGATGGATGTTGCAGACACAGTGTGCTAGTGATGAtttttaaagcctcagtgtgtaaaaatggtgagtaacagtgacatcagcggtcaaattctagattgcagcgctcactcgcgctcacccctcccgttgggtaagtgacggtggcctcgtaggacagaaagccttgcgcagacagagatggcatcatccacgagtttttcaagtttttcaggagtaggcctatctagcgatgaggtgaatatttatttaggaatctaaaccatgttacgatattgtagcgaccctgcagtaaatgttctgttataatgtcaatgttctgtgagttaatggcatgtttgggattgaatgagtataggtaggggggcggggtgcgagtgtgatggggatgagagctgtgtgagtgcgcgtgctggtgtgtgtaggagcgagctggaggagagagcaggagtgcacagttggagttacagctaagctcttgtttgtttgtttgttttggtgtagttacagccaacagtaacctgtactgttcaataataaacggtggtttgccgaataactgcgtcatcctttccacacgtcctggcggacg is a window from the Epinephelus fuscoguttatus linkage group LG15, E.fuscoguttatus.final_Chr_v1 genome containing:
- the LOC125902663 gene encoding olfactomedin-like protein 2B, which encodes MWPRFSLLIFCCAVSGLDALEADSSVDPSRGKMLGTEAAELGKPDKDAPPAEKVDDSLQLTPGTHAPVVGAEGRAQQPTAEPLEEEMDNQENVISQLLGDYDKVKTVSSGSDCVCRCIVRPIKRADCSRIHDSDLASPQQDFYTVETVTKGTDCKKCVCMAPPSAVNPCEGEYRFKKLQEASKDDIKLATIIDLLEGSLYGMDLLKINSVTTKLLTRVDNIEKAIARNFTERAREKERVKERAKEKEKEKKAQQKKKKVNDLERAGQKSGAAAYANKQKNYEGQLKKNQQQDGLEQPQPTRNKTGTQKPIKDKTEPTQPIKDKTDPKQPIKDKTDQKQQIKDKTYQKQPIKDKTEPKKTNKDKTAPTQPIKDKTEPTQPIKEKTEQTQPIKDKTEPTQPFKDKTEPTQPFKDKTEPTQPFKDKTEPTQPFQDKIEPTQPIQDKTEPTQPIKDKTEPKQPLKDKASVVIRGVTFYKAEVESFKEEEELDDKEEVKNTTPPTTKSPGPSTTVSTQLDFQDLSRRPSRPASTQQPTAPPTTTQQTTTTTTPIPTTTIKPTTELTTNIPPTTSQPTTTKLTTTSQQTTIQPTQHVNQPTTLPSDTTIGPLIAASPTAESRRGFKSRLVWTESPADQPKTTKKPAVCKDTVASISEPVQQNSYGNRDGAWMKDARGHGNVIYLTNGHYGNNLLEFRDMDTFKSGQASNSYKLPYSFTGTGHVVFSGAFYYNRAFSRDIIRYDLRHRYVAAWTTLHDALLEEQAHRTHTDVEFAVDESGLWLLYPALDTEGFHQEVILLIHLRPRDLQPIQTFRTGLRRGRYGNSFLVCGVLYAVDSMERHYANVTYAFDTHTLTHTVPSLAFTNVHAHTSQVAYSPLDKKLYAWDNSHQMTYDVIFAY